The following coding sequences are from one Sphingobium sp. Cam5-1 window:
- a CDS encoding TetR/AcrR family transcriptional regulator: MTAKGKPMLKDVGDRPQTYSSPAIIERRKRILDETRKVIAEQGIAAFSMNEIGHRAGVAKRTLYNAFQTRERMIAAAIQEYFDEYVSNLSYVSEPGTMEHNIERMISVLRRNAKLRNYVKAVMSLYFSSDVDHDIWTAIHAPAVHHNRSWIAALEAKKQLQPWVDVDKLVDDLVRLEFATINEWAQGRIADDEVIVRLVSSYLGCLAGALKGNARKDVETLLKDIAERGVGAIPVPHSAKAIAA; the protein is encoded by the coding sequence TTGACCGCCAAGGGTAAGCCGATGCTGAAGGATGTAGGTGATCGTCCGCAAACCTATTCCAGCCCCGCCATCATCGAACGGCGCAAGCGCATTCTGGACGAAACGCGAAAAGTAATCGCTGAACAGGGCATCGCCGCCTTCAGCATGAACGAGATCGGGCATCGCGCGGGCGTTGCCAAGCGAACACTCTATAATGCGTTTCAGACCCGAGAACGGATGATCGCGGCGGCGATCCAGGAATATTTCGACGAATATGTGAGCAATCTCTCCTATGTCAGCGAGCCGGGCACGATGGAGCATAATATCGAACGCATGATTTCCGTCCTTCGACGTAACGCCAAACTGCGGAATTACGTCAAGGCGGTCATGTCGCTCTATTTCAGCTCCGATGTCGATCACGATATCTGGACCGCCATCCACGCCCCCGCCGTCCATCATAATCGCAGCTGGATCGCAGCGCTGGAAGCTAAGAAGCAGCTTCAGCCATGGGTCGATGTAGATAAGCTTGTCGATGATCTGGTGCGGCTCGAATTCGCGACAATCAACGAATGGGCGCAGGGCCGCATCGCTGACGATGAAGTCATCGTCCGGCTTGTCAGCAGCTATCTGGGCTGCCTCGCAGGCGCACTGAAAGGCAATGCCCGCAAGGATGTAGAGACGCTTCTCAAGGACATCGCTGAACGCGGCGTGGGTGCGATCCCCGTGCCCCATAGCGCAAAGGCGATA